From Rutidosis leptorrhynchoides isolate AG116_Rl617_1_P2 chromosome 3, CSIRO_AGI_Rlap_v1, whole genome shotgun sequence, a single genomic window includes:
- the LOC139902934 gene encoding E3 ubiquitin-protein ligase UPL2-like produces MAGTLRSSLPSRLRQLLSGEGHIGPSVKLDSETPPKVKAFIDKVIQCPLQDIAIPLSGFRWEYNKGNFHHWRPLFLHFDTYFKTYLSNRKDLLLADNLENDTPFPKQTVLQILRVMQIVLENCHNKSSFDGLEHFKLLLASTDPEIVIATLETLSVLVKISPSKLHASGKLVACGSLNNRLLSLAQGWGSKEEGLGLYSCVMLNERTQDEGLSLFPPDVQTETDNSQNRVGSTLYFELHGTSPQSTSVIQIPDLHLRKEDDLSLMKSLIEQYNVPSEHRFSLLTRIRYAHAFRSSRICRLYSKICLLSFIVLVQSSDSHDELVSFFANEPEYTNELIRLVKSEETIPGTVRTLAMHALGSQLAAYSSSNERARILSGSSVSFAGGNRMILLNVLQRAISSLNNSSDPSSVAFIEALLQFYLLHVISTSSSGSVIRGSGMVPTFLPLLEDSDPSHMHLVCLAVKTLQKLMDYSNSAVTLFKDLGGVDLLTNRLQIEVVRVIGSEIGDNGSMSIGESSNSNSNPNLDSPNTQKRLIRVLLKALGSATYSPANLTRTPNDVSLPTTLSMIFENVNKFGGDIYSAAVTVMSEMIHKDPTCYASLDELGLPDAFLKSVKAGIYPSSKALVCVPNGIGAICLNTKGLETVKESSSLSFLLDVFTDKKYVMPMNDAIVPLANAVEELLRHVSSLRGTGVDIIVKIVKEIALVEDRKGKLGKVEDGSGMEMDTEDKENGDEQFLQLSIFHVMVLVHRTMENAETCRLFVEKEGIESLLKLLLRPSITQSSEGMSIALHSTMVFKSFTQHHSGPLARAFCSALRGYLESTRDKFKILSGSFLLDPKATPNSELFSSLFLVEFLLFLAASKDNRWVTALLQEFGNESKDVLVFIGDTHRQILWQIALLDDAKCKTEEDDVVSGSGSGSADVSRHLDSSNSESEEQRFNSFRQFLDPIMRRRVSGLSFESQFFDLINLYRDLAHTSGLPQHLVAGGSRQSPPDGVSGGGSREADKQRSYYSSCCDMMRSLSLHITHLFQELGKAMLLPSRRRDDIVTVTPASKSVASTFADITLAHMKFEGHASVTSWSPKCRYFGKVIDFIDGVLLEKPDTCNPVLLNCLYGRGVIQLVLTTFEATSELLFTVNRTPASPMETDEGSSKTESVETVRSWIDGPLASYGKLMDHLVTSSFILSPFTKHFLTQPIITGDIMFPRDAEAFVKGLQSMILKTVLPVWTHPQFTDCSDDFIAIVISIIRHVFSGVEVRSVSNSGSRLAGPPPNEMTISTIVEMGFTRARAEEALRQVGSNSVELAMEWLFSHPEEVVEEDDELARALAMSLGNNGTDDVKDDDTVTSESSQPIEEETVQLPPVVDLLSTCKKLLETKDSLAFPVRDLLSLICSQNDGRYRSDVILFILEQVKICSSDYNNGKNNTLSSLFHVLALILNEDKDAREVASKNGLVKVVDDLLLNWNSQTSDSATVVVPKWVTAAFLAVDRLSQVDQKLNDDVLELLKKDNVGNQNSLVINDEKQINLGLTSKLISVDEQKRLVEICCGFLTKPLPAETIHAVLQLCSTLTKTHSVAVSFLEAGGLPLLLSLPTSSLFVGFDNVAATIIRHILEDPQTLQQAMESEIKHSVVAGGSRQANGRLTPRNFLLNMNSVLSRDPVIFMRAARAVCQIETHGDRPFVVLVKDKSKEKEEKDKPNSTTKNAKAHRKPTQSFTAVIELLLESVITFVPPSEDTSVAGSSSSVTDMDVDVNLSKVKGKAIASGSEENEENGQESSASLAKVVFILKLLKEILLMYGSSVHVLLRKDAELNGIFHHILCNFLHYSKSSKSEKKDGDWRHKLANRASQFLVAACVRSSEARKRIFIELNNAFTDFIDNSKVNRPPGKDIQAFVDLLGDVMAARSTTGASVAGEASVTFIDVGLVRSLTRTLQILDLDHADSLKIVPGLVKVLELVTKEHVHAAEANSAKADSLTKPSSDHVDHGRMENTGDNDVSRSTETTSLPNVNSAPTEAITDDMEHDQDMDGGFGNPNEDDYMQDSNEETRGIENGLGSVGIRFEIQPDIHEDDEDMSGDEEGDEGDEDDDDDDGDDDEDGHNDLEEEEEDEGHHLPHHEIDQDDHEIEEEFDEDMIEEEEDDEDDDDGGVILRLGEGMNGINVLDHIEVFGRDHSFNNDTLHVMPVEVFGSRRQGRTTSIYNLLGRSGDGSVQSQHPLLIEPSSSRAASSRQTDNTREGHLERNLESSSSRLDSIFRSLRSGRHGQQGNRLNMWTDDAPGGGSNTSSIPSGLEDLLVSHLTRPTTEKTSDDQDKTVDGQPKNEPGQSQESAEMVPETTVDNNGPCDQTVDESRGVNDDVNEPNGQPLSADMQFDQNDNVSRDAEAASQNSSESGATLGESLRSLDVEIGSADGHDDVSERQGTRRTNVQLNTASITARDASLHSVTEVSENHSQESNQTDPGQDANRDGAAGAGSGSGSAPINQAFLNALPEELRAEVLSGRQGPTAAQPAPNTNTEPQNDGDIDPEFLAALPPDIRAEVLAQQQAQGLNRAQELEGQPVEMDTVSIIATFPSDIREEVLLTSSDAVLANLTPALVAEANLLREQFARRYNHRTLLGMFPRSRRGESSRRGEGIGSSLITRRSSASKPVETEGAPLVDKDDLKAMVRLLRVVQPLYKPQLQRLLLNLCAHVETRSSVVKILMDLLLLDLRKPGDNSATSEPSYRLYACQSHVMYSRPQRFDGVPPLVSRRVLETLTYLARNHAFVAKLLLQFKFSPMESNVLDQTRGKNIMVIQDNETEKQDLLAIGMLLSLLNQPLYLRSIAHLEQLLNLLDVIIDNAESKQTTPESWVSEETPAEIPVSDANVGGSDGSDTKLVKADNASKPSSSGVNTDTECDSRTVLSNLPQPELRLLCSLLARESLSDNAYALVAEVLKKLVTIAPRHRHLFITELAGAMKNLTISAMDELHRFSQIDKALITTNASDGAAILRVIQALSLLVASLNTQKDQTLPENNQTATLTLVGDINVSLEPLWTELSTCISKIESYSDMSPDVEPSSRPSGAISPLPAGTQNVLPYIESFFVMCEKLHPGNQEFGGNADEATTSGKVDEKHVVFVKFSEKHKKLLNAFIRQNPGLLEKSFSLMLKVPRFIDFDNKRSHFRSKIKHQHDHHHSPLRISVRRAYILEDSYNQLRMRPTQDLKGRLTVHFQGEEGIDAGGLTREWYQLLSRVIFDKGALLFTTVGNDATFQPNPNSVYQTEHLSYFKFVGRVVGKALFDGQLLDVHFTRSFYKHILGAKVTYHDIEAIDPGYFKNLKWMLENDISDILDLTFSIDADEEKMILCERSEVTDHELIPGGRNVRVTEENKHEYVDLIAEHRLTTAIRPQINAFLEGFNELVSRDLISIFHDKELELLISGLPDIDLDDMKANTEYSGYSAASPVIQWFWEVVQGFSKEDKARLLQFVTGTSKVPLEGFSALQGISGSQKFQIHKAYGRPDHLPSAHTCFNQLDLPEYPTKEHLEERLLLAIHEANEGFGFG; encoded by the exons ATGGCCGGAACCCTAAGATCGAGCTTGCCGTCGAGGTTACGGCAGCTTTTATCCGGTGAAGGACATATCGGTCCAAGTGTTAAACTTGATTCTGAAACT CCCCCAAAAGTGAAGGCTTTTATTGACAAGGTGATTCAGTGTCCGTTACAAGACATAGCAATCCCTCTGTCAGGATTTCGTTGGGAGTATAACAAG GGAAATTTTCATCATTGGAGGCCGCTGTTTTTGCATTTTGATACATATTTCAAGACATACTTGTCTAACAGGAAGGATCTCCTTTTAgcagataacttagaaaatgataCTCCTTTTCCAAAACAAACAGTTCTTCAGATCTTGCGTGTGATGCAAATCGTTTTAGAGAATTGTCACAACAAAAGTTCCTTTGATGGTTTAGAG CATTTCAAGCTCTTGCTTGCATCAACGGACCCCGAGATTGTAATTGCAACTTTAGAGACTCTTTCGGTGTTGGTCAAAATAAGTCCCTCGAAACTTCACGCAAGTGGGAAACTAGTTGCATGCGGTTCATTAAACAATCGCCTTTTGTCTTTAGCACAAGGATGGGGAAGCAAAGAAGAGGGTTTGGGCTTGTATTCATGCGTTATGTTAAACGAAAGAACACAAGATGAAGGTCTAAGCTTATTCCCGCCCGACGTACAAACAGAAACCGACAATTCTCAAAACCGAGTTGGTTCTACTCTCTACTTTGAGTTGCACGGTACAAGTCCCCAAAGCACAAGTGTTATTCAAATTCCCGATCTACATTTGCGTAAGGAGGATGATTTATCTTTGATGAAATCATTGATTGAGCAGTATAATGTACCATCCGAGCATAGGTTCTCGTTGTTAACAAGAATTCGATACGCTCACGCCTTTCGATCTTCTAGAATTTGCAGACTGTATAGCAAGATTTGCTTACTTTCGTTTATCGTTCTTGTTCAATCGAGTGATTCGCATGATGAACTCGTTTCCTTTTTTGCTAATGAGCCCGAATACACGAACGAGTTAATAAGATTAGTGAAATCTGAAGAGACGATACCCGGAACAGTTCGTACACTTGCAATGCATGCTCTTGGATCTCAACTAGCTGCATACTCATCATCAAATGAGCGGGCCCGGATTCTAAGCGGGTCAAGCGTTAGTTTTGCTGGTGGAAACCGCATGATACTTTTAAATGTTCTGCAAAGGGCAATTTCGTCCTTAAACAACTCCAGTGACCCGTCGTCAGTTGCATTCATCGAAGCACTTTTACAATTCTATTTACTTCATGTTATATCTACATCAAGTTCGGGGAGTGTAATACGGGGATCGGGAATGGTTCCGACTTTTTTACCCCTTCTAGAAGATTCAGATCCTTCACACATGCATCTTGTATGCTTAGCTGTTAAAACACTGCAAAAGCTCATGGACTATAGCAATTCAGCTGTTACTCTTTTTAAAGATTTGGGTGGAGTTGACCTTTTGACTAACCGATTGCAAATAGAAGTGGTTAGGGTGATTGGGTCAGAAATAGGAGACAATGGGTCAATGAGCATTGGTGAGTCTTCaaactcaaactcaaaccctaatctTGATTCACCAAATACACAGAAAAGGCTCATTAGGGTTCTGTTAAAGGCACTTGGTTCTGCTACTTATTCTCCAGCCAATTTGACCCGTACTCCAAATGATGTTTCATTGCCTACCACTTTATCGATGATATTTGAAAATGTGAATAAGTTTGGTGGGGATATATATTCAGCAGCTGTTACTGTTATGAGTGAAATGATACATAAAGACCCAACTTGTTATGCTTCATTAGATGAATTGGGTTTACCCGATGCTTTTCTAAAATCGGTTAAAGCAGGGATTTATCCTTCTTCAAAAGCCCTAGTTTGTGTTCCTAATGGTATTGGCGCAATTTGTCTTAACACTAAAGGGTTAGAAACAGTTAAAGAATCTTCATCATTAAGTTTTCTGCTTGATGTTTTCACTGATAAGAAGTATGTAATGCCAATGAACGATGCAATAGTGCCGTTGGCGAATGCTGTTGAGGAGCTTTTACGTCACGTATCTTCTTTAAGAGGTACTGGTGTAGATATAATCGTTAAGATTGTAAAGGAAATTGCTTTAGTAGAGGATCGTAAGGGTAAATTGGGAAAAGTTGAAGATGGTAGTGGTATGGAGATGGACACCGAAGATAAAGAAAATGGTGATGAGCAGTTTCTTCAATTAAGCATTTTTCACGTGATGGTTTTAGTTCACCGAACAATGGAAAACGCCGAAACGTGTCGGTTGTTTGTTGAAAAAGAAGGAATTGAATCTTTGTTGAAGCTTTTGTTAAGACCGAGTATAACTCAGTCTTCAGAAGGGATGTCTATTGCTTTGCATAGCACCATGGTTTTTAAGAGCTTTACTCAACATCACTCGGGCCCACTAGCACGTGCGTTTTGCTCTGCTCTTCGGGGCTATTTGGAGTCAACTCGGGACAAGTTCAAGATTCTTTCGGGCTCGTTTTTGCTTGACCCGAAAGCGACCCCGAATTCTGAGCTTTTTTCTTCACTTTTTCTTGTGGAGTTTCTTTTGTTTCTTGCTGCCTCGAAAGACAATCGATGGGTTACTGCTTTGCTTCAAGAATTCGGTAATGAAAGTAAGGATGTTTTAGTTTTTATTGGAGACACTCATCGTCAAATTTTATGGCAGATTGCATTACTTGATGATGCTAAGTGTAAAACCGAGGAAGACGATGttgtttctggttctggttctggttctgctgATGTGTCACGCCACTTGGATTCTAGTAATTCAGAGTCTGAGGAACAAAGATTTAATTCGTTTAGGCAGTTTCTGGATCCGATAATGAGACGAAGAGTATCAGGATTGAGTTTTGAATCACAGTTTTTTGATCTGATTAATCTATATCGTGATCTTGCTCATACATCTGGTCTTCCACAGCATCTTGTAGCAGGCGGCAGCCGCCAATCACCGCCAGATGGTGTTAGCGGCGGCGGTTCTCGGGAAGCAGATAAACAAAGGTCATATTATTCGTCTTGTTGTGATATGATGAGGTCACTTTCGTTACATATTACACACTTGTTTCAAGAGCTAGGCAAAGCAATGTTGCTTCCATCTAGAAGACGAGATGACATTGTAACGGTTACCCCTGCTTCTAAATCAGTCGCCTCGACTTTCGCTGACATCACGTTGGCTCATATGAAGTTTGAAGGTCATGCAAGTGTGACATCATGGTCACCCAAGTGTCGGTATTTCGGGAAAGTTATAGACTTTATCGACGGGGTTCTACTAGAAAAACCCGACACCTGCAACCctgttttattaaactgtttatatggtCGTGGTGTCATTCAGTTGGTTTTAACCACCTTTGAAGCTACAAGCGAGCTGTTATTTACAGTTAATCGAACTCCTGCATCTCCAATGGAGACAGATGAAGGGAGTTCAAAGACCGAGTCGGTCGAAACCGTGCGTTCGTGGATAGACGGGCCGTTAGCCAGTTATGGTAAACTTATGGATCATCTGGTGACATCATCTTTTATTTTGTCTCCATTCACAAAACATTTTCTTACACAACCGATTATAACCGGTGACATCATGTTTCCACGGGACGCTGAGGCTTTTGTAAAGGGTCTTCAATCTATGATTTTGAAAACGGTGCTACCCGTATGGACTCACCCGCAGTTCACCGACTGTAGTGACGATTTTATTGCAATCGTTATATCTATAATCCGTCATGTTTTTTCTGGGGTTGAAGTGAGAAGTGTAAGCAATTCTGGGTCAAGGCTCGCGGGCCCACCTCCAAACGAAATGACTATATCTACAATTGTGGAAATGGGCTTTACTCGGGCTCGAGCTGAAGAGGCGTTAAGACAGGTGGGATCAAATAGCGTGGAATTAGCAATGGAGTGGCTGTTTTCGCATCCAGAGGAAgttgttgaagaagatgatgaacttgCTCGTGCACTTGCAATGTCACTTGGTAATAATGGAACTGATGATGTAAAGGATGATGATACGGTGACATCAGAAAGTAGTCAACCGATTGAAGAGGAAACTGTTCAGTTACCACCTGTTGTTGACTTGTTGTCTACTTGTAAGAAGCTTCTAGAAACGAAAGATTCTTTAGCTTTTCCGGTTCGGGATCTTTTATCGTTGATCTGTTCTCAAAATGATGGGCGATACAGATCCGATGTCATACTGTTTATTCTAGAACAAGTGAAGATTTGCAGTTCTGATTATAACAATGGAAAAAATAATACTTTATCGTCCCTTTTTCATGTTCTTGCTTTGATTCTTAACGAGGATAAAGACGCGCGAGAAGTTGCTTCCAAAAATGGTCTGGTCAAAGTTGTAGATGATCTTTTGTTAAATTGGAACTCTCAAACAAGTGATAGTGCGACAGTAGTTGTTCCCAAATGGGTGACAGCCGCCTTTCTAGCCGTCGATCGCCTTTCACAGGTTGATCAAAAGTTGAACGATGATGTTTTGGAGCTGTTAAAGAAAGACAATGTCGGTAACCAGAATTCGTTGGTGATAAACGATGAAAAGCAAATTAATTTGGGATTAACTTCAAAGCTTATTAGTGTTGATGAACAAAAGAGATTAGTTGAAATATGTTGTGGCTTTTTAACCAAACCGTTACCTGCTGAAACGATCCATGCTGTTTTACAGTTATGTTCAACGCTAACTAAAACTCATTCTGTGGCGGTTAGTTTTCTAGAAGCTGGCGGTTTACCGTTACTGTTATCTTTGCCTACAAGTAGCCTATTTGTCGGTTTCGATAACGTTGCCGCCACTATCATCCGGCATATTCTAGAAGATccacaaacgttacaacaagcaatGGAAAGTGAAATTAAGCATAGTGTTGTAGCCGGTGGCAGTCGACAAGCAAACGGAAGGCTAACACCCCGTAACTTTCTACTAAATATGAATTCCGTTCTTTCGCGGGACCCCGTTATCTTTATGCGGGCCGCAAGGGCCGTTTGCCAAATTGAAACGCACGGGGATAGACCGTTTGTTGTCTTGGTAAAGGATAAATCCAAAGAAAAGGAGGAAAAAGATAAACCAAATAGTACCACCAAAAATGCAAAAGCTCATCGTAAGCCGACTCAAAGTTTTACTGCTGTAATCGAGCTGCTTTTGGAGTCTGTTATTACTTTTGTACCCCCGTCAGAAGATACGTCAGTGGCGGGGTCGAGTTCTTCGGTTACAGATATGGATGTTGATGTTAATCTGAGTAAGGTTAAAGGGAAAGCTATTGCATCGGGATCCGAAGAGAACGAAGAAAACGGGCAAGAATCATCTGCATCGTTGGCTAAAGTTGTATTCATTTTGAAGCTGTTAAAGGAGATTTTATTGATGTATGGTTCATCTGTTCATGTTCTGCTACGAAAAGATGCTGAACTTAATGGAATATTCCACCACATTCTTTGTAATTTtcttcattattcaaaaagctctAAATCTGAAAAGAAAGATGGAGACTGGCGGCACAAACTAGCAAACCGGGCTAGCCAATTCTTAGTGGCTGCGTGTGTGCGTTCTTCAGAGGCAAGAAAAAGAATTTTTATTGAACTTAACAACGCGTTTACTGACTTTATTGATAATTCAAAAGTTAATCGGCCACCTGGAAAAGATATCCAAGCTTTTGTTGATTTGCTCGGTGATGTAATGGCTGCCCGTTCGACTACGGGTGCTTCGGTTGCTGGAGAAGCTTCGGTTACGTTTATAGACGTTGGATTGGTGAGGTCGCttacacgaacgttacaaattttggACTTGGATCATGCTGATTCGTTAAAGATTGTACCAGGGCTTGTAAAGGTTTTGGAATTGGTGACTAAAGAACATGTTCATGCAGCTGAGGCAAATTCTGCAAAAGCTGATAGTTTGACCAAACCTTCATCTGACCATGTTGACCATGGAAGAATGGAGAATACTGGTGATAATGATGTATCTCGGTCAACTGAAACAACGTCTTTACCTAATGTGAATTCTGCACCTACAGAAGCTATTACAGATGATATGGAGCATGATCAAGATATGGATGGAGGTTTTGGTAACCCTAATGAAGATGATTACATGCAAGATAGTAATGAGGAAACACGTGGTATTGAAAATGGTCTTGGTTCAGTTGGAATAAGATTCGAGATTCAACCTGATATTCATGAAGATGATGAGGATATGTCAGGTGATGAAGAAGGGGATGaaggtgatgaagatgatgatgatgatgatggggatGATGATGAGGATGGGCATAATGatctggaagaagaagaagaagatgaaggtcATCATTTGCCACATCATGAAATTGATCAAGATGACCATGAAATTGAAGAGGAGTTTGATGAGGATATGATcgaggaagaagaagatgatgaggatgatgatgatggtggagtTATATTAAGATTGGGTGAGGGTATGAATGGGATAAATGTGTTGGATCATATTGAAGTATTTGGTAGAGACCATAGTTTTAATAATGATACTCTCCACGTGATGCCTGTTGAAGTCTTCGGTTCGAGACGACAAGGTCGTACGACATCGATCTATAATCTTTTGGGGAGATCAGGTGACGGTTCTGTTCAGTCTCAGCATCCACTTCTAATCGAGCCTTCTTCGTCACGTGCAGCTTCATCCCGTCAAACAG ATAATACTCGTGAGGGTCACCTTGAAAGAAATTTGGAGTCTTCATCGTCACGATTGGATTCAATTTTTCGGTCTTTGAGAAGTGGCCGACATGGACAGCAAGGAAACAGGCTCAACATGTGGACTGATGATGCGCCAGGTGGCGGATCTAATACATCTAGCATCCCTTCAGGCCTTGAAGATCTGTTAGTTTCGCATCTAACGCGTCCAACCACAGAGAAAACCTCTGATGATCAAGACAAAACGGTGGATGGTCAACCCAAAAACGAGCCTGGTCAATCCCAAGAATCAGCTGAAATGGTACCCGAAACCACTGTTGACAACAATGGTCCTTGTGATCAAACAGTAGATGAATCCCGAGGGGTCAACGATGATGTGAACGAACCAAATGGTCAACCTCTGTCTGCTGATATGCAGTTTGACCAAAACGATAATGTTTCCCGGGACGCTGAAGCCGCTAGCCAAAATAGTAGTGAAAGTGGGGCCACCTTAGGTGAAAGCCTTAGAAGCCTTGATGTTGAAATTGGAAGTGCTGATGGTCACGATGATGTCAGCGAGAGGCAAGGTACAAGAAGAACAAACGTACAACTCAACACTGCATCAATAACAGCAAGAGATGCATCTCTTCATAGTGTGACCGAAGTTTCCGAAAATCATAGTCAAGAGTCGAACCAAACTGACCCGGGTCAAGATGCGAACCGTGATGGTGCAGCCGGTGCTGGTTCCGGTTCCGGGTCCGCACCAATCAACCAAGCGTTTCTGAATGCTCTTCCCGAGGAGTTACGTGCTGAGGTTCTATCGGGTCGACAGGGCCCCACGGCGGCTCAACCCGCACCGAACACGAACACTGAACCACAAAATGATGGAGACATAGACCCCGAGTTTTTAGCCGCACTTCCACCAGACATTCGGGCTGAAGTTTTAGCCCAACAACAGGCCCAAGGGCTAAACCGGGCCCAAGAATTGGAAGGTCAACCCGTAGAAATGGATACTGTATCGATAATTGCTACATTCCCATCAGATATACGGGAAGAG gtTCTTTTAACGTCGTCTGATGCGGTTCTTGCTAATCTTACACCTGCTCTTGTTGCGGAGGCAAACTTGTTGCGAGAACAGTTTGCTCGTCGGTACAATCATCGGACACTTTTGGGTATGTTTCCTAGGAGCCGGCGGGGTGAATCTTCTAGAAGAGGTGAAGGAATTGGATCCAGCTTAATCACTCGTAGGTCAAGTGCTAGTAAACCCGTTGAAACTGAAGGGGCTCCTTTGGTCGACAAAGATGATCTTAAAGCCATGGTTCGGTTGCTTCGTGTAGTCCAG CCGCTTTACAAACCTCAGCTACAGAGACTGCTATTGAATTTATGTGCTCACGTTGAAACTCGTTCGTCTGTAGTGAAAATATTAATGGATTTGCTATTGCTAGACTTAAGAAAACCTGGCGATAATTCGGCTACATCTGAGCCATCATACAGACTTTATGCCTGCCAGAGCCACGTCATGTATTCTCGTCCTCAACGTTTTGATG GTGTACCTCCATTGGTCTCGCGGCGTGTTCTAGAAACTTTGACTTATTTGGCCCGGAACCATGCATTTGTTGCAAAACTTCTGCTTCAATTTAAATTTTCTCCGATGGAGTCGAACGTTCTTGACCAGACTCGTGGAAAAAACATCATGGTCATTCAAGATAACGAAACCGAAAAACAAGATCTCTTAGCCATAGGGATGCTGTTAAGTCTGTTAAATCAGCCACTTTATCTGAGAAGTATTGCACATCTTGAGCag TTGCTGAACTTGTTAGACGTGATCATTGATAATGCTGAAAGTAAGCAAACTACTCCTGAAAGTTGGGTATCTGAAGAAACACCTGCGGAAATACCCGTTTCAGACGCAAATGTGGGCGGGTCTGATGGTTCGGACACCAAATTAGTCAAAGCTGATAATGCATCTAAGCCCTCATCGTCTGGTGTTAATACCGATACCGAATGCGACTCTCGCACCGTTTTATCGAACTTGCCACAACCAGAACTGCGCCTTCTTTGCTCACTGCTTGCACGTGAGAG TTTGTCGGATAATGCATATGCTCTTGTGGCGGAAGTATTAAAGAAATTGGTGACAATTGCACCCCGTCACCGTCATTTATTCATCACCGAGCTAGCTGGCGCAATGAAGAACCTCACAATATCAGCCATGGACGAATTACATAGATTCAGTCAAATCGACAAGGCACTTATTACAACTAACGCTTCAGACGGAGCCGCAATCTTGCGGGTCATACAAGCACTAAGCTTACTTGTCGCCTCACTTAATACACAAAAAGACCAAACACTCCCCGAAAACAATCAAACCGCTACCCTTACTCTTGTCGGTGACATAAATGTTTCTTTAGAACCTTTGTGGACAGAATTAAGCACGTGCATAAGCAAAATCGAGAGCTATTCTGACATGTCACCCGATGTAGAACCTTCATCAAGACCTTCGGGTGCAATATCTCCACTGCCAGCTGGCACTCAAAACGTGTTACCTTACATCGAATCGTTCTTCGTTATGTGTGAGAAGTTGCACCCTGGTAATCAAGAGTTTGGTGGTAATGCTGACGAGGCGACTACTTCCGGAAAAGTCGATGAAAAACATGTAGTGTTTGTGAAGTTTTCAGAAAAGCATAAGAAACTACTCAACGCGTTTATACGACAAAACCCGGGATTACTTGAAAAGTCATTTTCACTCATGCTTAAGGTCCCGCGTTTTATTGATTTTGACAACAAACGGTCTCATTTTAGATCTAaaatcaaacatcaacatgatcatCATCATAGTCCTTTGAGGATCTCTGTAAGACGGGCGTATATACTTGAAGATTCGTATAATCAATTGAGAATGAGACCGACTCAAGATTTAAAGGGCAGATTAACGGTTCATTTTCAAGGGGAAGAAGGTATCGATGCGGGTGGGCTTACGAGGGAATGGTATCAGCTTTTATCGAGGGTTATTTTCGATAAAGGAGCTCTGCTTTTTACAACTGTTGGTAACGATGCAACGTTTCAGCCGAATCCGAATTCCGTTTACCAAACGGAACACCTTTCGTATTTCAAGTTTGTTGGAAGAGTG GTTGGGAAGGCACTATTTGATGGTCAGTTGCTTGATGTACATTTTACAAGATCTTTTTACAAGCACATTCTTGGTGCAAAAGTAACGTACCATGATATTGAAGCGATCGACCCGGGTTACTTTAAGAACTTGAAGTGGATGCTTGAG AATGATATAAGTGATATTCTGGATCTAACATTTAGTATTGATGCCGATGAAGAGAAGATGATATTGTGTGAACGATCAGAg GTTACTGATCATGAACTGATCCCGGGTGGAAGAAATGTTCGAGTGACGGAGGAAAACAAACATGAATATGTGGATCTAATTGCTGAACATCGATTAACAACTGCCATACGCCCTCAAATAAACGCTTTCTTGGAAGGGTTTAATGAATTGGTTTCACGCGATTTAATATCTATTTTTCATGACAAGGAATTAGAGTTGTTGATTAGTGGGCTTCCAGATATTGACC TGGATGACATGAAAGCGAATACAGAGTATTCTGGTTATAGTGCTGCATCCCCTGTTATCCAATGGTTCTGGGAGGTTGTTCAAGGGTTCAGCAAAGAAGATAAGGCTCGATTGTTGCAATTTGTGACCGGTACCTCAAAG GTGCCATTAGAAGGATTCAGCGCGTTACAAGGAATCTCTGGATCGCAGAAGTTTCAGATTCACAAAGCGTATGGAAGGCCCGACCATCTGCCCTCAGCTCACACATG TTTCAATCAGTTAGATTTACCGGAGTATCCTACAAAGGAGCATCTGGAGGAGAGACTGCTGCTTGCAATTCATGAAGCCAATGAAGGTTTCGGTTTTGGTTAA